One genomic segment of Gemmatimonadota bacterium includes these proteins:
- the aroE gene encoding shikimate dehydrogenase, whose amino-acid sequence MITRNEASPPGLAISGSTRVVGVCGRGIGYTLSPAMHNAAFRHCGLDYVYVTFEIAATAVRQAVDGIRGLGLAGVNVTKPLKTDVLPFLDEVSDEARRIGSVNTIVNRSGRLAGASTDGAGMLRALEDKGIDIRDSKVLILGAGGAARAACDLAKQAGAGSIAIAARNASRARDTAQLGDASVVSLSSHELGPALGNADLVINAIPTDLTLDGDWFKADQFVYDTRYDQEETALIRCARSRGAGASNGIDMLLFQGAASFEIWTGRPAPVEVMRSALEDQLLCRAGREETGHTGQPV is encoded by the coding sequence ATGATCACGCGAAACGAAGCCAGCCCCCCCGGGCTTGCTATTTCCGGTTCGACCCGCGTGGTAGGCGTATGCGGCAGGGGCATCGGGTACACCCTTTCGCCGGCCATGCACAACGCCGCCTTTCGGCATTGCGGACTGGACTACGTGTATGTAACCTTCGAAATCGCGGCGACCGCCGTTCGGCAGGCGGTGGACGGGATCCGGGGACTCGGGCTGGCGGGCGTCAACGTGACCAAGCCGCTCAAGACCGACGTGCTGCCCTTCCTGGACGAGGTGTCCGACGAGGCCCGGAGGATCGGTTCGGTCAATACCATCGTCAATCGTTCGGGCCGGCTCGCCGGCGCTTCGACGGACGGCGCCGGAATGCTGCGGGCGCTTGAGGACAAGGGGATCGACATCAGGGATTCGAAGGTGCTGATCCTGGGCGCGGGCGGTGCGGCCCGCGCGGCCTGCGATCTGGCGAAGCAGGCGGGCGCCGGTTCGATTGCCATAGCCGCGCGCAACGCGTCACGGGCCCGTGACACCGCACAACTGGGAGACGCTTCGGTGGTCTCCCTGTCGTCGCACGAACTGGGTCCGGCGCTCGGGAACGCCGACCTGGTCATCAACGCGATCCCCACGGACCTGACCCTGGATGGGGACTGGTTCAAAGCGGACCAGTTCGTCTACGACACGCGTTACGACCAGGAGGAAACCGCGTTGATCCGGTGCGCCCGGTCCCGGGGCGCGGGGGCGTCGAACGGTATCGATATGCTGCTGTTTCAGGGTGCGGCGTCCTTTGAAATCTGGACTGGCCGGCCGGCGCCGGTCGAGGTGATGAGAAGCGCCCTGGAAGATCAGTTGCTGTGCCGGGCAGGCCGGGAAGAAACCGGTCATACGGGGCAACCGGTATAA
- a CDS encoding phosphoribosylanthranilate isomerase encodes MNTVKIKICGITNEADAATAVDAGADALGFIFYAGSPRYVEPERAAAIVDGLPPFVVPVGVLVNATVDEVDEVCGYTGVQVAQLHGDESPGFCSKLDRPVIKALRVRDESWKSDAAAYAVGAVLLDTFAEDRYGGTGVPFDWRLVEGSPHRIILSGGLNPRNVADAVRSVRPYAVDTGSGVEREPGLKDHGKIRAFVEAARGAT; translated from the coding sequence ATGAACACGGTCAAGATCAAGATTTGCGGCATCACGAACGAAGCGGACGCCGCCACAGCGGTCGATGCGGGCGCGGACGCCCTGGGATTCATTTTCTACGCAGGCAGCCCCCGATACGTGGAGCCGGAGCGGGCCGCGGCAATCGTGGACGGCCTGCCGCCTTTCGTCGTCCCGGTAGGCGTACTCGTGAACGCGACGGTCGACGAGGTTGACGAAGTCTGCGGGTACACGGGCGTCCAGGTCGCACAGCTTCATGGCGACGAATCGCCGGGCTTTTGCAGCAAACTGGACCGTCCCGTCATCAAGGCCCTTCGCGTCAGGGACGAATCCTGGAAGTCCGATGCCGCGGCCTATGCCGTCGGCGCGGTGTTGCTCGATACTTTCGCCGAAGACCGGTACGGCGGTACGGGCGTTCCATTCGACTGGCGCCTCGTGGAAGGCAGTCCCCACCGCATCATACTGAGCGGCGGACTGAATCCGCGGAACGTGGCGGATGCCGTGCGGAGCGTGCGGCCCTACGCCGTGGACACGGGAAGCGGCGTGGAACGGGAACCGGGCCTCAAGGACCACGGAAAGATCCGGGCCTTTGTGGAGGCCGCGAGGGGCGCGACATGA